A section of the Pimelobacter simplex genome encodes:
- a CDS encoding sigma-70 family RNA polymerase sigma factor, with amino-acid sequence MDARVQDRDGFRSFAAERLPALHRSALFLVGDPYLAEDLVQETLTRLFVAWGRTAIDNPAAYAHTVLTRVFLSSRRRRSSTEYPVDTVPEVSYDDSDIAARLDLQRGLALLGEVDRAIVVLRYLDDRSVDEVAAVVRLTPGNVRVRASRALVRLRGVVDRHERAGGDPEQARAEGATGEGGPRD; translated from the coding sequence ATGGACGCCAGGGTGCAGGATCGTGACGGCTTCAGATCGTTCGCGGCTGAGCGTCTCCCTGCGCTCCACCGATCTGCGTTGTTCCTCGTCGGCGACCCGTACCTCGCTGAGGACCTGGTGCAAGAGACCCTGACCCGGCTGTTCGTCGCGTGGGGGCGGACAGCGATCGACAACCCTGCGGCCTATGCCCACACGGTCCTGACCCGTGTCTTCCTCTCCTCCCGCCGTCGGCGCAGCTCGACCGAGTACCCCGTCGACACGGTGCCGGAGGTGAGCTACGACGACAGCGACATCGCGGCGCGGCTGGACCTGCAGCGTGGTCTTGCCCTGCTCGGTGAGGTCGACCGAGCCATCGTGGTGCTGCGTTACCTCGACGACCGCTCGGTCGACGAGGTCGCCGCCGTCGTGCGGCTGACGCCCGGCAACGTCAGGGTTCGCGCGAGTCGCGCGCTGGTGAGGCTTCGTGGCGTCGTTGATCGTCACGAGCGCGCCGGTGGCGACCCGGAGCAGGCGCGCGCCGAGGGCGCTACCGGCGAGGGGGGACCTCGTGACTGA
- a CDS encoding ABC transporter permease produces the protein MARLRLADHSRLASRGLRGHPLRFALSALGIAIGVAAMVAVAGVTQSSRAELDDLLSRLGTNLLRVEPTPDLQGTPTRLPATAEIMLRNIGPVTDASSVGAFEDVGIYRSPYVPSGKTNSVVVAAAAPTLLRTLRGRVGEGHWFTQANTAFPTVVLGSAAAARLGVEAPGTRLWIDGPGSSRPGQWWVVVGVLRPLQLAPELDGAALLPGPAARTYLGYDGTGTGVYVRADERQIVPVTEVAAATASPQHPDQVGIDRPSDALAAQLTADATLNRLLLGLAAIGLLVGGVGVSNTMIIAVIERRSEIGLRRALGATRGNIATQFLAESMLMSAVGGLAGALLGYVVTAFYAHSQGWTVSLPLWVGAAAVAVTALVGTLAGGYPAWKASRESPTTALATS, from the coding sequence GTGGCACGGCTCCGTCTGGCTGATCACAGCCGCCTTGCCTCGCGGGGCCTGCGGGGACACCCCCTCAGGTTCGCCCTCTCTGCCCTGGGCATCGCGATCGGGGTGGCGGCGATGGTCGCCGTGGCCGGCGTGACCCAGTCGAGCCGCGCCGAGCTCGATGACCTGCTTTCACGCCTCGGCACCAACCTGTTGCGGGTGGAGCCGACGCCGGACCTCCAGGGGACACCCACCAGGCTTCCGGCGACGGCCGAGATCATGCTGCGCAACATCGGGCCGGTCACCGATGCAAGCAGTGTCGGCGCCTTCGAGGACGTGGGCATCTACCGGTCGCCGTACGTCCCCAGTGGCAAGACCAACAGTGTCGTCGTCGCTGCAGCGGCACCCACCTTGCTCCGCACCCTCCGTGGACGTGTGGGCGAGGGACACTGGTTCACCCAGGCCAACACCGCATTCCCGACCGTGGTCCTCGGCAGTGCGGCAGCGGCGCGACTCGGCGTCGAGGCGCCCGGCACCCGGTTGTGGATCGATGGTCCCGGCAGCTCTCGGCCCGGTCAGTGGTGGGTGGTGGTCGGCGTCCTGCGGCCGCTCCAGCTGGCGCCCGAGCTCGACGGTGCAGCCTTGCTGCCGGGGCCGGCTGCCCGGACCTACCTCGGCTACGACGGCACCGGGACCGGGGTGTACGTGCGTGCCGACGAGCGTCAGATCGTGCCGGTCACCGAAGTGGCGGCCGCCACCGCATCGCCCCAACACCCGGACCAGGTCGGCATCGACCGGCCCTCGGATGCGCTCGCCGCGCAGCTGACCGCCGACGCGACGCTCAACCGCCTGCTGCTGGGATTGGCGGCGATCGGCCTACTCGTCGGGGGCGTCGGCGTCAGCAACACCATGATCATCGCCGTCATCGAGCGGCGTTCCGAGATCGGGCTTCGCCGCGCCCTCGGCGCGACCCGGGGAAATATCGCCACACAGTTCCTTGCCGAGTCGATGCTCATGTCGGCCGTGGGAGGACTGGCCGGTGCGTTGCTCGGCTACGTCGTCACCGCCTTCTACGCGCACTCCCAGGGTTGGACCGTCAGCCTGCCCCTATGGGTCGGGGCGGCGGCGGTGGCGGTCACAGCCCTCGTCGGAACCCTCGCCGGCGGGTATCCCGCGTGGAAGGCAAGCCGGGAGTCCCCGACAACCGCCCTCGCGACATCGTGA
- a CDS encoding ABC transporter ATP-binding protein, which yields MSLAVEAGDFTAVVGPSGSGKTTLLQLMGTLDRPTSGAVRVRGDDVAGLSDRALSELRARSIGFVFQQFHLSSLMSVLDNVAEGLLYAGVRHRERRHRAGEVLERLGLGHRLDHRPHMLSGGERQRVAIARAVVGEPAVVLADEPTGNLDTANGATVIEILRGLAAGGTAVVVITHDHDVAASMDRRHVLRDGLLEG from the coding sequence GTGAGCCTCGCGGTGGAAGCCGGCGATTTCACAGCGGTGGTCGGTCCGTCCGGCTCAGGAAAGACGACGCTGCTCCAGCTCATGGGCACCCTGGACCGCCCTACCTCGGGCGCCGTTCGAGTCAGGGGCGATGACGTGGCGGGACTGAGCGATCGCGCTCTCTCCGAGCTCCGTGCGCGGTCGATCGGATTCGTCTTTCAGCAGTTCCACCTGTCGAGCCTGATGAGCGTGCTCGACAACGTCGCTGAGGGATTGCTCTATGCCGGCGTTCGTCATCGCGAGCGCCGGCATCGCGCGGGCGAGGTGCTCGAGCGCTTGGGACTCGGCCACCGACTCGATCATCGCCCGCACATGCTGTCCGGCGGCGAGCGGCAGCGGGTGGCCATCGCGCGTGCGGTGGTGGGCGAGCCTGCGGTGGTCCTGGCCGACGAGCCGACGGGCAATCTCGACACGGCCAACGGCGCGACCGTGATCGAGATCCTCCGCGGTCTCGCCGCAGGCGGGACCGCAGTCGTGGTGATCACCCACGATCATGATGTCGCCGCGTCGATGGATCGGCGTCACGTCCTTCGCGACGGCCTGCTGGAGGGATGA
- a CDS encoding aldehyde dehydrogenase — protein MTLDRDALFIGGTWATPATDAVLEVVSPHSEEVVARVPEGSEADIDAAVAAARRAFDEGPWPRMSPAERIEVVQNLSGLYAAKLDEMATIISTEMGSPISFSSLAQAPAPWMQIEAFLGIAREFPWEERRPGVLGADVVVRHEPVGVVAAIPPWNVPQFTILSKVVPALLAGCTVVVKPAPETPLDGYLLAELLVEAGVPQGVVSIVAGGREVGEHLVRHPGVDKVAFTGSTAAGRKIGAICGEQLKRVSLELGGKSAAIILDDADEAAAIEGLKFLGVMNSGQACVAQTRVLVSRERHDAFAAALASAIGAMKVGDPLDPATEIGPMVAQRQQERVASYIRIGQEEGAQLLVGGEGRPEGLDRGWYVRPTVFAGVDNKMRIAQEEIFGPVLSVIAYDDVADAIRIANDSEYGLAGTVWTADQEAGLEVARGVRTGTYGINTYTMDFAAPFGGFKASGLGREFGPEGLAQYTEAKSVYLAAPPM, from the coding sequence ATGACCCTCGACCGCGACGCCCTCTTCATCGGCGGCACCTGGGCCACGCCCGCCACCGACGCCGTGCTGGAGGTGGTCTCGCCGCACTCCGAGGAGGTCGTCGCCCGCGTCCCCGAGGGCAGCGAAGCCGACATCGACGCCGCGGTCGCCGCCGCCCGCCGGGCGTTCGACGAGGGACCGTGGCCGCGGATGAGCCCGGCCGAGCGGATCGAGGTCGTGCAGAACCTCTCCGGCCTGTACGCCGCCAAGCTGGACGAGATGGCGACCATCATCTCCACCGAGATGGGCTCGCCCATCTCGTTCAGCTCGCTGGCCCAGGCGCCCGCGCCCTGGATGCAGATCGAGGCGTTCCTGGGCATCGCGCGGGAGTTCCCGTGGGAGGAGCGGCGTCCCGGCGTGCTCGGCGCGGATGTCGTCGTGCGCCACGAGCCGGTCGGCGTCGTCGCGGCGATCCCGCCGTGGAACGTCCCGCAGTTCACGATCCTGTCCAAGGTCGTCCCGGCGCTCCTCGCGGGCTGCACCGTGGTCGTGAAGCCGGCGCCGGAGACCCCGCTCGACGGCTACCTGCTCGCCGAGCTCCTGGTCGAGGCCGGCGTCCCCCAGGGCGTCGTCTCGATCGTCGCCGGTGGCCGCGAGGTGGGGGAGCACCTCGTGCGCCACCCCGGCGTCGACAAGGTCGCCTTCACCGGCTCGACCGCCGCGGGCCGCAAGATCGGCGCGATCTGCGGCGAGCAGCTCAAGCGGGTCTCGCTCGAGCTCGGCGGCAAGTCCGCCGCGATCATCCTCGACGACGCCGACGAGGCCGCCGCGATCGAGGGCCTGAAGTTCCTCGGCGTGATGAACTCCGGCCAGGCGTGCGTCGCCCAGACCCGGGTGCTCGTCTCGCGCGAGCGGCACGACGCCTTCGCCGCCGCCCTCGCCTCGGCGATCGGCGCCATGAAGGTCGGCGACCCGCTCGACCCGGCGACCGAGATCGGTCCGATGGTCGCGCAGCGCCAGCAGGAGCGGGTGGCGTCGTACATCCGGATCGGGCAGGAGGAGGGCGCCCAGCTGCTGGTCGGCGGCGAGGGTCGTCCCGAGGGTCTCGACCGCGGCTGGTACGTCCGGCCCACCGTCTTCGCCGGCGTCGACAACAAGATGCGCATCGCCCAGGAGGAGATCTTCGGCCCGGTCCTCTCGGTCATCGCCTACGACGACGTGGCCGACGCGATCCGGATCGCCAACGACTCCGAGTACGGCCTGGCCGGCACCGTGTGGACCGCGGACCAGGAGGCCGGCCTCGAGGTCGCCCGCGGGGTGCGCACCGGCACCTACGGCATCAACACCTACACGATGGACTTCGCGGCGCCGTTCGGCGGTTTCAAGGCCTCCGGGCTGGGGCGCGAGTTCGGGCCGGAGGGCCTGGCGCAGTACACCGAGGCCAAGTCGGTGTACCTCGCGGCGCCCCCGATGTAG
- a CDS encoding RNA polymerase sigma factor: protein MDSEFFAAFYCDMVPQLVRFVGRRLPTDSAEDVAHDTMITLWRKDPPSPGDDQDLGRLRALAFLIAAGHVRNAERKAASERRLLEAIASETALPPASTDPTAEAVLSDRLQALLSQERPDDRRALGLLSLGFKTAEIADVLEVSPKAASMRLRRAIDRLRRARTESRCREGGCRGLPACLPRGIPAGEGSDEGCDRHRRRPDP from the coding sequence ATGGACAGCGAATTCTTCGCGGCGTTCTACTGCGACATGGTTCCACAGCTCGTCCGGTTCGTCGGTCGCCGACTGCCCACCGACAGCGCCGAAGACGTCGCCCACGACACGATGATCACGCTCTGGCGCAAGGACCCCCCGTCTCCCGGCGACGACCAGGACCTCGGGCGCCTTCGCGCGCTCGCCTTCCTCATCGCGGCCGGACACGTCCGCAACGCGGAGCGCAAGGCAGCAAGCGAGCGGCGGCTGCTTGAGGCGATCGCAAGCGAGACGGCCCTCCCGCCCGCGAGTACCGACCCCACCGCTGAAGCAGTCCTCTCCGATCGACTGCAGGCCTTGTTGTCGCAGGAGCGCCCCGATGATCGACGCGCCCTCGGCCTTCTCTCCCTCGGATTCAAGACCGCCGAGATCGCGGACGTGCTGGAGGTCTCTCCTAAGGCTGCGTCGATGCGCCTTCGGCGAGCCATCGACCGCCTGCGCCGCGCCCGCACGGAGTCACGATGTCGCGAGGGCGGTTGTCGGGGACTCCCGGCTTGCCTTCCACGCGGGATACCCGCCGGCGAGGGTTCCGACGAGGGCTGTGACCGCCACCGCCGCCGCCCCGACCCATAG
- a CDS encoding peptidoglycan-binding protein, which produces MRRQDLTIGASLAGKIGYGPAEGIPIRAVGTVTWLPRSGVVVRRGGAVMRVDDKPVNLMYGATPAYRTLEDTAAADVPAPGNKDRASGAMPDPGPAPVPLTGPDVAQLEANLAALGYSGFDPDDEFTAATAAAVKAWQADVGAPVTGRVVLGDVLFLPGPIRLVTDRSALGSDTPAAAVQRTATDKVVTVRAPAGSVEWAELGTRVKVTLPDQRAVTATVRSVGRAPDEGGDVDVRLELKNPARAPRAGAVTVSYVVEERHDVLAVPVTALVALAEGGYGVQLADGGGFVAVTPGLYADGEVEVTGDLEAGTRIRVPR; this is translated from the coding sequence GTGCGGCGCCAGGACCTCACCATCGGGGCCTCGCTTGCCGGAAAGATCGGATACGGCCCGGCGGAGGGCATCCCGATCCGAGCCGTGGGCACGGTGACCTGGCTGCCCCGCAGCGGGGTGGTCGTTCGGCGGGGCGGGGCGGTGATGCGGGTCGACGACAAGCCGGTGAACCTGATGTACGGCGCGACCCCGGCCTACCGCACGCTGGAGGACACCGCTGCGGCCGACGTGCCCGCACCGGGCAACAAGGATCGGGCCTCCGGCGCGATGCCTGATCCTGGTCCCGCCCCCGTCCCTCTCACGGGGCCGGACGTGGCGCAGCTCGAGGCCAACCTCGCTGCTCTCGGGTACAGCGGGTTCGACCCCGACGACGAGTTCACCGCCGCGACGGCGGCGGCCGTGAAGGCGTGGCAGGCCGACGTGGGAGCTCCTGTCACGGGTCGCGTCGTCCTGGGGGATGTGCTCTTCCTCCCCGGTCCGATCCGGCTGGTCACCGATCGATCGGCGTTGGGCTCGGACACTCCTGCGGCGGCCGTGCAGCGGACGGCCACGGACAAGGTCGTCACCGTTCGGGCGCCTGCGGGGTCGGTGGAGTGGGCCGAGCTCGGAACCCGGGTGAAGGTGACGCTGCCCGACCAGCGCGCGGTCACGGCGACCGTCCGGTCGGTGGGACGTGCCCCTGACGAGGGGGGAGACGTCGACGTCCGACTGGAGCTGAAGAACCCGGCGCGAGCCCCCCGCGCCGGCGCGGTCACCGTGTCGTACGTCGTCGAGGAGCGTCACGACGTGCTCGCCGTTCCTGTCACGGCACTGGTCGCTCTCGCCGAGGGCGGGTACGGGGTCCAGCTCGCCGACGGGGGCGGATTCGTCGCCGTGACCCCAGGGCTGTATGCCGATGGCGAGGTCGAGGTGACGGGCGACCTCGAAGCCGGCACGCGGATCCGGGTCCCGCGGTGA
- a CDS encoding TetR-like C-terminal domain-containing protein, with translation MGTKIGRPRDPRIEQDALAAVRSLLAEGGYAAVTVAAVAARAGTTKPALYRRWPALPHLVHEAAFPGELAGELHLGDDLATDLAGIVRGTRDALCDPVAAAALPGLLAEVSTWPDLHAAMMQRFAGVFRALDERLRAAVVAGEAHPDARADDLLRLIIGAVISGVLLTPGQLDDAWVERLTATLGRSLRP, from the coding sequence ATGGGGACCAAAATCGGCCGTCCGCGCGACCCGCGGATCGAGCAGGACGCGCTCGCCGCCGTCCGCTCCCTGCTGGCCGAGGGCGGCTACGCCGCCGTCACCGTCGCCGCCGTCGCGGCCCGCGCCGGCACCACCAAGCCCGCCCTCTACCGCCGCTGGCCCGCCCTCCCCCACCTCGTCCACGAGGCCGCCTTCCCCGGCGAGCTCGCCGGCGAGCTCCACCTCGGCGACGACCTCGCCACCGACCTGGCCGGCATCGTCCGCGGCACCCGCGACGCCCTCTGCGACCCCGTCGCCGCCGCCGCCCTGCCCGGCCTGCTCGCCGAGGTCAGCACCTGGCCCGACCTGCACGCCGCCATGATGCAGCGCTTCGCCGGCGTCTTCCGGGCCCTCGACGAGCGGCTGCGCGCGGCCGTCGTCGCCGGCGAGGCCCACCCCGACGCACGGGCCGACGACCTGCTGCGGCTGATCATCGGCGCGGTGATCTCGGGGGTGCTGCTCACGCCGGGACAGCTCGACGACGCGTGGGTGGAGCGGCTGACGGCGACCTTGGGGCGGAGCCTGCGGCCCTAG
- a CDS encoding phosphotransferase family protein — translation MTQSPLPADIAEMTLQRSSRDQGAVHDRLEEWLTGVLPEGAAPEVTLHDGVQTNGMSSETVLLAITTTEDGARVTREYVARVAPAAGDLPVFAEYRLTDQYDAMRLAGELAGIPVPAVGLNEPTGDVLGTPFFLMERLDGAVPPDVLPYPFGDNWLFDASPEQQAQLQRSTVDVLARLHGIPDAATTFGFLDPAVTGHEGSTPLARNLAKTRAWYDYAITTAEASPRSPLIERGLAWLEANLPAEEGEPVLVWGDSRIGNMMYRDFEPVAVLDWEMATLGPREMDLAWLVFAHQVFQEIATMLGLPGMPEFLAPDDVVATYRELTGVETGDLTWFLLHAAVNWGCVFLRTSARQIHFGEIERPEDPEAVFHHRPLLERLLEEVGA, via the coding sequence GTGACCCAGTCCCCGTTGCCTGCCGACATCGCCGAGATGACGCTGCAGCGCTCCAGCCGCGACCAGGGCGCCGTGCACGACCGGCTCGAGGAGTGGCTCACCGGCGTGCTGCCCGAAGGCGCCGCGCCGGAGGTGACCCTCCACGACGGTGTGCAGACCAACGGCATGTCGAGCGAGACGGTCCTGCTGGCGATCACCACCACCGAGGACGGCGCTCGCGTCACCCGCGAGTACGTCGCCCGCGTGGCCCCGGCGGCCGGCGACCTCCCGGTCTTCGCCGAGTACCGCCTCACCGACCAGTACGACGCGATGCGTCTGGCCGGCGAGCTGGCAGGCATCCCGGTGCCCGCGGTCGGCCTCAACGAGCCGACCGGCGACGTGCTCGGCACCCCGTTCTTCCTGATGGAGCGTCTCGACGGCGCGGTCCCGCCCGACGTGCTGCCGTACCCGTTCGGCGACAACTGGCTCTTCGACGCCTCGCCCGAGCAGCAGGCGCAGCTCCAGCGCAGCACCGTCGACGTCCTGGCCCGGCTGCACGGCATCCCCGACGCCGCGACGACCTTCGGCTTCCTCGACCCCGCGGTCACCGGGCACGAGGGGTCGACTCCGCTCGCGCGCAACCTCGCCAAGACCCGCGCCTGGTACGACTACGCGATCACCACCGCGGAGGCGAGCCCGCGCTCCCCGCTCATCGAGCGCGGTCTGGCCTGGCTCGAGGCGAACCTGCCCGCCGAGGAGGGCGAGCCGGTCCTCGTGTGGGGCGACTCGCGCATCGGCAACATGATGTACCGCGACTTCGAGCCGGTCGCCGTCCTCGACTGGGAGATGGCCACCCTGGGGCCGCGCGAGATGGACCTCGCCTGGCTGGTCTTCGCCCACCAGGTCTTCCAGGAGATCGCGACCATGCTCGGCCTGCCCGGCATGCCCGAGTTCCTGGCGCCCGACGACGTCGTGGCGACCTATCGCGAGCTGACCGGCGTCGAGACCGGTGACCTCACCTGGTTCCTGCTGCACGCCGCGGTCAACTGGGGCTGCGTCTTCCTGCGCACCAGCGCACGCCAGATCCACTTCGGCGAGATCGAGCGGCCCGAGGACCCCGAGGCCGTCTTCCACCACCGACCGCTCCTCGAGCGGCTCCTCGAGGAGGTCGGCGCATGA